TGTGCCGAAATGGTCGAGAATCACCCCGATGCCCAGATGCTTCAGATGCGAGAGCGCGCTCCTGGTAACTCTTGAATCCGCCGCCGCAATCTCCTCGGTCATTTCTAGTTGCAGCCGTGCGGGTTCAATGCCGGTTTGCTCCAGCGCATCCTGAATGTCATGAATCAAATGCGCGTCGGCGAACTGCCGCGCCGACACGCTCACTGTGACCGTTACCGGCTGAAAAGCCGGCTTTTGAATCGGATGGCGCCCCCAATCCTGCAATTGCCGGCAAGCCTGGAGCATCAGCCAATGCCCAACCGGCACGAGGATTCCGCTGTTCTCGGCCGCTTCGATAAAACGATATGGAGAAATCAGTCCTTCCGTGGGATGGTCCCAGCGCAGCAAAGCCTCGAAACTTACAACGGAGCGCGTCTCCAGGTGCACCACCGGCTGGTAGTAAATGCGAAACTCGTGTCGATCCATCGCCGCGCGCAGGTCGGTCTCGAGTCGCAATCTGCCGACGGCTCGGCTATGCATGGCCTCGTCCAAAACTTCGCAGCGCGATCCGCCCAGCGCTTTTGCACGGCGCATCGCGACATCGGCATCTTTGAGTACGTCCTCGGGCTGCATATGGGTCCGCGCGCTCAGGGCAATGCCAATGCTCGCCGATACGCGCACTTCGCGGGACTCCACGGCGAAAGGCTCCGCGATCGCTTCCTGAATTCTCCGCGCCACGCGCAAGGCATCGCTGGGCTCGCCGACCGCCTCCAGAAGAATCGTGAATTCATCTCCGCCCAGCCGGAAAAGAGCCGCTTCCAGCACAACTCCGGCGCCATCGTGGCGTGCGCCCGCCGCATCAATTCCCAGGCCGGCGCAAATCCGACGTCCGATTTCCACCAGGACCTGGTCGCCGGCTGCGGCGCCCATCGATTCATTAAAGACCTTGAAGTGATCCAGGTTGGCCAGCAGCAGAGCGTAAGGTTGTCCCGCGTTACCGCGGGCTCGAGCATGCGCATTGCCCAGTCGATCGAGAAACCGGCGGCGGTTGGGCAGTCCAGTCAGGGGATCGTGAAACAAGTTATGTTCCCGTTGCTCTTCCGCCCGTTTGCGGTCCGTGATGTCGCGATTCACAATGACGAGCTTCGCAACTTCGCCCTTGGCGTCGCGCACGCCGCTGGCCAGCGATTCCAGAACCCGCCAGCTTCCGTCTTTGTGCTTAATGCGATACTCCATTCGTTTTCCGACGCCAGAGGCTCGCGCCTCCCGTGCCGCTTCGAGCACCCTGAAGCGATCGTCGGGATGAATCTGCTCGAACGACGAAGTCTCCCCCAACTCCGCCGGAGAATAGCCCAGGATCCGCTTATAAGCGGGACTGTTGTACAGGCGCCGTCCCTTCACATCCACCAGGGCGATCATATCGGCGGCGTTTTCGGTGACGATCTGAAACAACTCCTCGTGTTTTTTCCCTGCGCGATGGATCTGGTAAATCCGCATCTGCTGGTACACAACCAAAAGCGCCAGCGCGCCCAGCGGAATCCAAAACCATTGCAGCGCCATTCGGAGACCTCCAGTGGAAATCTATCGGCTGGACGCCGCAAGAGTTGAATCGGCGCACGCCTCGCTGTCGTTACAAGGTTTTTGACGTGGGATGTCATCCTGAACGCAGCCGCTCTTCAGGCGGAGTGAAGGATCTCAAACTTACCGACTCGGCGCGTAAACATTCCAACGCCGCGACAACTGGACGCTCCGCGTTCATAATGTCCCCATGACAGTTCGCCGCCTGAAGACCTACACCGGAGCCCAGGGCTATGTTTACCAGTACTACTTCGTCGGCAAACGCCCCGCGTTGCCGGACGATCCTGAAGCGCCCGCCACCGAATTTATTTTCGATGTGACCTCCGACCGCAAGGTGACCTACGCCGTCAGCGTCTTTCTCCCCGGCCGCACCTGCGCCGCCTGGGCCACGAAGCATGGACGCCTTCTGAGCGATGCCGAGCAATATGCCGCCGTCAAGCTGCGACTATTCCGCGCCTTCGATGAACTCGAAGACGTAATGGCGAAAGGCCGCCGCCTGAGTATTGGCACGGCGCTGCTCGAAGAAGCTTTGTCTAGCCTGGGCGTAGAATAACCCCGTGAAAAAGTTAGTAATCATCAGCTCGATTCTCTTGGCAACAGCGCTGTCTAGCGGCGCGGCGTTTTCGCAGAGCGCGCGTTGGTCCGAACAGAAGGCCGACTCCTGGTACGCGCACCAGCCCTGGCTCGTCGGCAGCAACTACATTCCCAGGTCGGCGATCAATGAACTCGAAATGTGGCAAGCGGCCACCTTCGATCCCGCTCAAATCGATAAAGAACTCGGCTGGGCCGAAGGCCTGGGCATGAATACCATGCGCGTCTTTCTACACGACCTTCTCTGGCAGCAGGACGCCGCCGGATTTCGCAACCGCATCGACCAGTTCCTAACCATCGCGGCGCGGCATCACATCCGTCCGCTGTTCGTCCTCTTCGATTCTTGCTGGGATCCTCTCCCTCATCTCGGTCCGCAGCACGCGCCGGTTCCCGGAGTCCACAATTCAGGGTGGGTGCAGAGTCCCGGCGCCAAGGCGTTGGCCGATTCAACCGACTATCCACGGCTGAAAGAATATGTGCAGGGCCTCGTCGGTGCCTTCGCCAAAGACGACCGCATTCTTGGCTGGGACGTATGGAACGAGCCCGGCTCCGATCAAACGGAAAATTATCCGAAGACTGAGTTGAATAATAAAGAAAAAATAGCCCGCGTCACCGCGCTCTTGCCACAGGCTTTCGCCTGGGCCCGGGAGATGAATCCCACGCAGCCCCTGACCAGCGGAGTGTACGAAGTCGACATCTCCCGCGATGCAGCGGCGCAGGACGAACTGGAGCAGATTCAATTGCGGGAGTCCGACATCATCACCTTTCACAACTATAGTTGGCCGGAATCGTTCGCCGGCGAAATCGCCTGGTTGCGGCAATTCCACCGCCCGGTGGTCTGCACGGAATACATGGCGCGCTCCGTAGGCAGCACCTTCGACACGATTCTCCCCATCGCCAAGCGCGAACGCGTCGGCGCCATCAACTGGGGATTCGTCGCCGGCAAAACCCAGACCTATTATCCCTGGGAGTCGTGGCAGCATCCTTACGTGCACGACCAGCCGCCCGTGTGGTTTCACGAAGTGCTGCGCCCCGATGGCACGCCGTATCGCCAGGCAGAAGTGGATTTAATTCGTCATCTAACTGCGGCGAAAAGTCCTTAACCCTCAGTAGCACCTCTGTGGACCTCAGTGTCCTCTGTGGTTCAAGATTTTGAACCCGTCCCACATTTCCCCTGCTCCCGATTACAATCACGGTTCATGAAGATGTCCTACATTATTCTCGTTGGCGCACTCTGCTGTATGGCAGCGTGCAGTAAGCCGCCAGCTCCAGTCGAGGCATCCGCCGCAGCGCCAACTCCATCTCCGATCTCGTCGCCGATCATCCCCGACGCTGTAGAGCGGAAACTTCAAGAGTATTCCGGATCCAATGCTGCCGATTGCGGACGCCTCGACGTGAAAGTCGACCCCGACCGATCGAAGGCGGCTGCCGATTGTGCCCTGCAAAACAGCCAAAGCAAACACCCGTTCTATGTCGCCTACGATATGCCCGGCATGATCGTGGGAGTCGCCGGCAACTCCGCCGGCAGACTCTTCAGCGTGCAATCGGAAGGCGCCGGCGCCGCCGCAAAGCTGACCAGCGGCGATTGCCCCTCGGAATTGCGCGTCGCCGCCAGCGGACGCGTCACTTGCTTCGCGCCCGGCGACATGGGTTCGTTGGGCGGCGGCCACACCGCCATCCCTCCGGGCATGCCCAATCCCCACGCCTTCCCCAAGGCGAAGTAATCGACGGGCCGCCGCAAACCGGCATGTTTAAATGGCGATGTCATCGAATTGCGATGTCATCAAGTCGCGATGTCATCCCGAGCGGAGCCGTTCTTCAGGCGAAGAGAGGGATCTCGGTCTCACCCGACCCGGCGCGTGAGCCAGGTGCTCCTACCGGTTACCAGCGGACTCAAGACCCAGCCCGCGTCTTGGGGTAAACTCAGTAAATCGCGGTAACACAAGCCCTATGGCCTTGCTTTGGTTGCGCTTCGCGCTGGCTTGCTACTTCATCGGACTGGTCTACGCCTTTGTGGCGCTCACGCGCACCAGCGACCTGTTCAGCCGGATCGCCCTGCACGCCGCAAGTCTCGGCATGGTTTTCCACTTCGTCTCCCTCACCGAGTTATATCTTTCCGGCCAAGTCGTGTGGACTTCGGTGCACAACGCGGAATCGCTGCTGGCGTTTCTGTCCATGTCGTTCTTCATGATTATCTACGCCATCTACCAGACCACGTCCCCCGGTGTGGTGGTGTTCCCGGTAGTTTTCTTTCTGACTTTCGTGGCGGCCCTGGACGAGCAACCCGTCCTGCTGACAACGTTCGTTTCCAGCAAAGGATGGCTCTTTGCCCACATTATTCTGATCTTTACCGGTTATGCGGCGCTTCTGGTAAGCTTCGGCGCGAGCCTGCTTTACTTGCTTCAGGAACGCCGCCTGAAATCCAAAAAGCCGACCAGCCTCATTGCCTTCCTGCCCGCGCTCGAAGTTATCGACCAGATCGGCTATCGCTCGCTGCTGCTCGGTTTTCCCTTCATGACGCTGGGCTTGATCACAGGTTCGATCGTCGCAATTACCGCTCCGCAGATCGGCCGCGTGGATTTTCTCGACCCCAAGATTTTATTGTCGGTGCTGATGTGGGCCGTCTACATGCTCATGGTCTTCACGCGCTGGAATTCCGGATGGCGCGGACGCCGCGCCGCCGTGCTCGCAACCTTCGCTTTCGTCGCAGCCCTGGCCGCCTGGGCCGCCAACTATTTTTCGACGATCCACAGGTTCATCTCATGAAGGCTCATCTCCTGAGGTTCATATCGTGAGATTCCAGCTCATCGGCGTGAATCACATGAGCGCTCCGCTCGAGGTGCGCGAGCGCCTTGCAGTCCCCGAGTCGCGCCTGCCGGACATCTGCCGCGATCTCGCGGCGTATCCCGGAATCGAAGAGGGCATGGTAATCTCCACCTGCAACCGCGTCGAAGTCATAGCTCACACCACCAACGGCCATGCCGACCTTCGCGGATTCCTGCACGGTCATTTCCACCTGACCCCCGATGAACTGGACGCGCATCTCTACGAATTTCGCGAGAAAGATGCCGTCCGGCATTTGTTCCGCGTAGCCTCCAGCCTCGATTCGATGGTGGTGGGCGAGGCGCAGATTCTCGGCCAGGTAAAAGAAGCCTATGCGCGAGCTCGCGCGGTGGGCGCCGTTCGCGGACAACTCGACCAGCTTTTCAGCCGCGCTTTCGCCGTAGCCAAACGCGTGCGCAGCGAAACCGCCGTGGGATCTTCGTCGGTGTCGATCGCTTCCGTCGCGGTCGAACTGGCAAAAAAGATTTTCGGGACGCTGGAAGGCAAGACGGTCTTCATTGTCGGCGCCGGCAAGATGAGCGAACTCGCCGCCCGCCACCTGATGGCCCACGGCTGCGCCGCAATCTTCGTTTCCAATCGCACCTACGACCGCGCCATCGGCCTGGCCGAGAAGTTCGGCGGGCAAGCCATTAAGTTCGACGATCTGTATTCCACCTGCGACCGCGCCGACATCGTCATCACCTCCACCGGCGCGCCCCACGCCATCTTCCGCCGCGAGCACGGCGAGCAGTTCCTCTCCCGCCGCAAAAACCGGCCAATGTTCTTCATCGACATCGCCGTCCCCCGCGACGTTTCCCCGGAAATGGGCAAGCTCGATGGCATCTTCACCTACGATATCGACGACTTGCAGCAAGCCGTTTCGAGCCACGTCGCCGACCGCCGCAAAGAAGCCGAACTCGCCGAGGCGATCATTACCAGCGAAGTTGAAAAATTCGAAGCCCGGGCACATACGCTGGACGTTGTCCCGACGATCGTGTCGCTGCAAGATCATCTCGAAACTATCCGCCAAGCGGAAATCGACCGGGTCCGCGGTCGCCTCGGCCAAATGACCCCAGAACAGGAAATTGCCGTCGAAGCCCTGACCCGCGGCATCATCAACAAAGTCATGCACACGCCGATCACCACACTGAAAACCGCGGCGAAAGAATCCGAAGCGACCACAGTGATTGACGTAGTGCGCCGCCTCTTCAACCTGCGCGACAAAGAAATAAACAAAGAAGAAAAAGAAGCCCCCTCGCCGCCGGAGAAGAAAAACGAAGTGGGAACGCGCCCGTAAGTAGCGTTATGTGAGGGATCGTTCAGAACGGACGAAGCGACTGGCCTTTTAGCTAAGAACGTGGAATCATGTTCTTGGGGGACTGTGCATGAAACTCAGCGAACGAATCGATTGGGCGCCATGCCCACTGGTCGAAGTCAAAGCGGATGTGCAAAGCGGAGCCCCGGTGCTGCGCGGCACGCGCCTGCCGGTCAGCGCAATCGTGGATAACTTCGACTATGGCCTCAGCCCCGAGGAAATCGCCGAGCAATTCCAGGTCTCAGTTGACCGCGTTCAGGAAATCCTAAAATACGTCGCAGGCCACCGCGTTGCGCATCCTGCTTGACCACAACGTACCCGTGAGAGTGCGGAGATTCTTACCGAAGCACAATGTGCTAACGGTTGTCGAAATGGACTGGCCATCTCAGCTAGAGAACGGGAAACTACTAAGGGCTGCCGAAGGAGCAGGCTTTGATTTGCTCGTAACGTCCGATCAGAACATCAGATATCAACAAAATCTGACGGGCCGCAAGCTCGCGGTTCTGACACTCGGCTCGAATATCTGGCGGATTGTCGCTACGCATAAGGCGGAAATAGTCGCCGCCGTCGATGGGGCAACTTCCGGAAGCTATCGCTTCGTCGAAATGCCACTCCCTCCAAAGCCTCGGACACGCTCAAGATGAAGATGAATCAATCTTCTGCTCGTGTTCCAAATGCCACTACCCTCCGCATCGGCTCCCGCGGCTCCCAACTCGCGCTCTGGCAGGCCAACCACATCTCCGCTCTACTGCGCGGCCGCGGACGCGAAATTGAAATCGAAATCGAAGTTGAAATTGAAATCATCCACACCACCGGCGACAAGATCACCGACGTTCCGCTCGCTATGGTCGGAACGAAAGGCGGATTGGGCAAAGGAATTTTCACCAAAGAAATTGAAGAAGCCCTCGCCGCCGGACGCGTCGATCTCGCGGTCCATTCCTTAAAAGATTTGCCCACCGAACTTGCCCCAGGATTCGAAATCGCAGCCATTACAAAAAGAGAAGACCCGCGCGACGCCTTCTGCTCACGCCATTACGCGAGCTTCCAGGAATTACCGCAGAGAGCCCGCATCGGCACATCCAGCCTGCGCCGTCAGGCGCAACTCAAAGCCGTGCGCCCCGATCTCGACATCCATCCCCTGCGCGGCAACGTCGACACGCGCCTGCGCAAACTCGAACAAGGCGAGTACGACGCCATCATTCTCGCCTCAGCTGGACTGAAGCGTCTTGGCAAGACCGATCTCGTCAGGCAAATTATTCCCGTGGAAATCATGTGCCCCGCTGCCGGCCAGGGCGCGCTCGGCATCGAAATTCGCCAAGGCGACACCGCCACGTGCCAGCACTTGGAATTCTTGAACGATCCCGCCGCCCGCGCCGCGACCACTTGCGAACGCGCTCTGCTCAATAGTCTTGGCGGAGGTTGCCAGGTCCCCATCGGCGCCTTCGCAGAATTGCGGGTGGATGAAAACAAGCACAGCAGACTGCACCTCGAATCCATCGTCGCCGATCCCGACGGCTCGAAAGTGTTGCGCGACTCCCGCGACGGAGATGATCCCGAAACCCTCGGCAACGCCGCCGCCACCGCGCTACTTGCGCGTGGCGGCGACCAAATCCTCGAAGCCGTATACGGCCGCGGACTGGCCGTCCCACCGCAACCCTAGCGCTCAATAAACGGAAAAGAGGCGGGAGAAAACGGTTCGTATCAGGGCATGCCTTCAGGCATGCCGTAAAATCGACATACGGAACTCGCCTTCAGGCGCTGGGGCGTTCGCAGCATGAGTCGGAATGTTCTCCTCCAGATTCTCGGCGGCACCAAGTCGTCGCATGCCCTGCGCCGATGGATCAACCTCTGGCCGCCATTTCTTGGCGCTGGCATCCGCGTCCAACATATCTCGCCCGACATGAAGTCCGTCGTCGTCGAGATGAAGCTCCGCTGGTGGAATGCCAACTACGTCGGCACTCATTTCGGCGGATCGCTCTTTGCCATCACCGACGCTTTCTATATGCTCATGCTGATGGCCAACCTGGGCCGCGATTATATTGTCTGGGACAAAGCCGCGAGCATCCGCTACCGCAAGCCCGGTCGAGGCACGGTGCGCGCCGAATTTCGCCTCACCGACGCACAGATCGACGATATTCGTGAGAAGCTACAGACGCTTCCCAAGTACGAGCCCATTTTTACCGTCAACGTGAAAGACGACCAGGGAACTGTGGTCGCCGAAGTAGAGAAGCTGCTGCACATCCGCAAGAAAGAGGCAGTCTCGAATCCGTCGAATCAGCCGCGAAGCGGCGAAAAAATGCAGACCACCGCATAAGCCGGGGCTACTTCGCAGTTGGAACCAGCCCAGAGAGGCGAAAAAGATCACTCGTGTACATCCCCGAACACTTTCGAGTCCGCGATCATGCCGAGGCCGTGGCGTTCATGCGGGCGAATCCATTCGCGATCCTCGTCTCCTCTACTGACGACGGTCCCTTTGCCACGCACGCTCCCTTGGCCATTCGCGAAAACGGAAGGGAATCCGGTGGCCAAGGCGATGACCAGTTGATCGTCCGCGGCCACGTGGCCAAAGCGAACCCGCACTGGCGTTACCTCGAACAGCAACCGCAGTGCATGATCATCTTTCACGGTCCCCATGCGTACGTGTCTCCACAGAACTACACGACGCAAGAAACTGTGCCCACCTGGAATTACGGCGCAGTTCACGTCTACGGCAACGCGCGCGTATTCTCCGCGCCCGACGAATTGCTCGGAGTGCTCCACGAACTGATTCCGATGTTCGAGCCCGCTTACGCCGAACAGTGGGCCAGCCTGAGCGGCACCTACCGCGAACGCATGTTGAGCCACATCGTCGGCTTCGAGATCACAGCCACAAAAATTGAAGCCAAATTCAAGCTCAGTCAGAACCGCACGCGCGAAGAGCAATCGAATGTAATCGCCTCGCTGGGCGCGGACTCCAACACCGAAGTATCGGGAGTAGCGCGCCTCATGCGCGAACAAGGTTTAGGCGTGAAGAAAGAAAGCGAATGAGCGTGTTTCAAAGTTCGTGTGGGGCGGGCACTCCCTTCGGCAAGCTCAGGGCAGGCTCTGTCCGCCAACTCTAACCATGAGCAGGAAAGTTAAGTCGTCGACGAGCTCGACCCTCGCAGGCACTCGCATCCTGGTCGGCCGCGCCCGCCATCAGGCCGGCGCGCTCTCCGCCGAACTGCGCCAGCGCGGCGCAGAAGTAATCGAGATTCCCTTCATCGAGATTCGAAGGCCGAAATCCTTTCAGCCGCTCGATGCCGCCCTGAAACATCTAGCAACGTACCACTGGTTGATCCTGACCAGCGTGAATGGCGTCGAAGCCATGTGGGAGCGAATGGAGAATCTGCATTTGATTCGCGCCAGCGGAAAACTGGAAGGGAGCAATGACCGGGAAGGGCACGACCGGGAAGGGCACGACTTGAGTCGTGCCGTACGGCGCTCTACCGCGAACCCGGCTTTAGCCGCTGGGGGCCGCGTGCGCATTGCCGCCATCGGCCCCGCCACAAAAAACGCTATCGAGCAGCGCGGCGCCAAAGTCGACATCGTCCCCAGAGAATACATCGCCGAATCCGTCGTTCGCAGCTTGAAGAACAAGGTGAAAGGGAAGCGCGTGCTGCTGGTGCGCGCCAAAGTCGCGCGCGACGTGATTCCCCGCGAACTGCGAAAGGCTGGAGCGCAGGTCGACGTAGTGGAAGCTTACGAAACGGTGATACCGAAGTCTTCTCGCACGCGGCTGTGGGTTGCGCTAGAGAATCCAAAAAAGCGACCGCATGTTGTAACGTTCACGAGTTCATCGACCGTGCGCAATTTCATTGAACTCTTGCGCACCCGACCGGCCGTGCGTGCCGTACCCACAATTCTCCGACGAAAGCTTGCTGGAATCCTTATCGCCTCCATCGGTCCTGTTACTTCTGCGACCGTGCGCGAATTTGGTCTGCCAGTCGACATCGCGGCGAAGGAGTTCACCATTCCTGGCCTGGTCCAGGCGATCGTGTCGGCTCTGCGCCAGAATTCCCGTTAGCGAAGGCCGCTGCGAAATCGCTCCAATAGAATCAACACATTAGCGTTAAGTTATTGATAATAGAGTAGCGCGGCGCCGAAGCCGGAACGTCGCAGCGCGCGCAGGCCGGACGCTAGAGTGCCATTTGCGGAGCCGCTAAGGCCTCTAACGCCACGATCTCGCCACTGGCCGACCGAGAAGGTCGTCGAGAAAATGTCAACGCTAAAATCGACCGCCAGACAGAGGGGCTCTTAGCGTTATCAATAACTTAGCTCTAAGTTATTGATAACGTTGAGGCGTAGTATCGTACAATAATGTACGTACAATCGCCTCTACTCTGTCACCGAACAACTGCAATCCGCCGGCACGACGTGCGCGAGCAAAAAGTCGGCCACGCGCTTATAAGCGTCAATCTGGTTCTCCACCCGCGCAAAGCCGTGGCCTTCGTTCTCGTAAACTTTCGACTCCACCGTGCCGCCGCGTTTCTTGATGGCATCGACCACCTGCTGCGTCTCCGATTTCGGGCAGCGCGGATCGTGCCCGCCCGCCAACAGCAGCAGCGGCGCCTTGATCTGGTCGATGAAGTTGATCGGTGAACGATCCTCGTAGAGCGCCTTATTCTTCACCACATCGCCCATGGTCGCAAGATCGGACTGCCGCAGTTCCGGATCTTCGTTTTCAATTTCGGTGAACCAGTTCACGAAAGGAACAATTGGCACGCCCGCGGCCCACACGTCCGGAGCCTTGGTCACGGCCATCATGCTCAGATAGCCGCCGTAGCTTGCGCCCATGACTGCGATCTTCTTGGGATCGAGATGCCCGGTCTGCTTGATCCAATCGACGCCGGCCAGCACGTCCTGCAAATCGCCGCCGCCCATGTCGAACAGATTCGCCTGCTGAAATTCTTTCCCGTATCCCGTCGAGCCGCGGTAGTTGGGAGCGAGCACCATGTAGCCTTGATTGGCGGCGTATTGCACAAAGCGGTTGAACGAGTTCATGGTCTGCGACGTCGGGCCGCCGTGAATGTACACGATCGCCGCATTCTGCCCGTTGCGCGCCATGTTGAAGGGCACGTAGAGAAACGCCGAGATCGTCCACTTACCGTCACGGCTGGGATAATGCACGAGATACGGCTCAACCATGTCTTCCGACCGCACGCCCGCGACCAGCGAATGCGTAATCTGGTGCGACTTGCCGGTGGCCAGAGTGTAGACCCAAAGATCGCCCGGCGCGGTCGGCCCATTGTGGTAATAAAGCAGACGCGATCCATCTTTGGTAAAAGCCGATCGCCCGCCCGCCGGCTCGTTCACGCCTTTCGGAATAGGAAGCGCCGTGGACTTTCCGGTCGCGAGATCGTGCAGGTAGATATCTTCGTTGCCGTCAACATTGGCGGTGAAGGTGAGATGCTTGCCGTCGGGTGAGAACTCTCCGCCATGAATCGCCCACTTATCTTTGGTCAGCCATTTGATTTCGTTGATGCTCCCGGCCTGTGGATCGCCCCGTCTTCCCACCAACAAGAGGCCTATATTGTCGTATCCGTTCGGCGCGTTAGAGGTAAGCAATATAGTCTCAGCGTCCAACATGCCGCGCGTGGAAATGTCGTTAGCCGAGAACCGCTGCTCCCCGTCATGCGGCGTAAGCAGCGTGCTCTTTCCCGTAGCCACATCCGCGATAAAAATATTCGAATCCGTGCCCTTGGCCTGATCCTGCGTGTAGACGATGAACTTTCCGTCCTTCGTCCAGATTGGGTTGTAGTTTCCTTTATCCTGCGGCGTATCTTTTGTGATGTGCTTCACCTCGCGCATCACCATGTCGAAAATGTCGATTTCATACGCCGCCGAAGTTTTCGGCTTCACTTCATACGCAAGGTAGCGTCCATCAGGCGACCATGTAGGACTGAGTTCCGCAATCTCGCGCGTCTGCGTGAGGTTCACGACCTTGCCAGTCTTGGGCGAAACGAGAAAAATATCCCACTGCTCGTCGCCGTCGTAGTCGGACTGATACGCGATCCACTTTCCATCCGGAGACCACGCCGGCGCCGTCTGCCGCTGATCGCTGACGGTGAGCTGCACCGGCCAGCCGCCGTCGGCCGGGACGAGCCACAGATTATTCCGTCCACTCATGTTCGAGATAAAGGCAACGCTCTTGCCGTCTGGCGACCACGTCGGACGCCCAATCTGCCGCGTCATATAAAGCTTCTCAATGGTCAGGCTGCGCGGCTCAACCTCGGCATTGGGCTTGGACGCAACTTGCTTGGGATCGGTAACGGCCTGCGGCGCAGGCAAAGTCTGGGCGGAAGTTTCGGCGACGACAGTGCTCATGAATATGACGATAGCAAAGAGTGAGAATAGGCGCATGGGCGTAGTGGATTCCACGATATCGAAGAAAAGTTTAGCAGAGCCCATGCCGATGTTCTTAGCTCGGATGTCCACAGGTTCGTGATGTTCATTTGTCACAGACAAAAACTCTAAGGTTTGTCATCCTGAGCTTTGCGAAGGATCTATGCATTCGCCGGAACCCAAAACGTACTTCGTCTACATTGTGACGAACCGCTCACAGACGCTTTACACGGGTGTTACGAACAATCTGATCCGTAGGGTACGTGAACACAAACAAGGAATCGGCTGCCATTTTTCCTCGAAATATAAGCTCGACCGACTGGTTTACTTTGAGCGCTTTGAAGACATACGCAATGCCATCGAGCGCGAAAAGCAAATTAAAGGGCTGTTGAGAATCAAGAAAATAGCCCTGATCGTTTCGGTTAATCCTGACTGGAAGGATTTGAGCATCGAATGGTATGAACGCCACCAGTTTCAGCCAGAGCCGGCAAAATGCATAGATCCTTCGCAAGGCTCAGGATGACAAGGTACCTTTCACGACGACAAGGTACTCTCATGGCCACGCGCTACGCCTTCGCATCCTTGTGCATCTCCACCGTGCTCCAGGTCTTATCCTCAGCGTGGCACAGGTTTTCAAGAGCGCACTCGGCGCATTTGGGTTTGCGGGCGATGCAGAGTTTGCGGCCGTGCCAGATGATCTGGTGCGAGAACAGAATCCACTTCTCGCAGGGAAGAATGCGCATCAGATCCTGCTCGATCTTCTGCGGATCGTTCTCGCTGGTAAGTTCCAGGCGCCGCGAGATGCGGTGCACATGGGTATCGACGACGACGCCCACGGCCTTCTTAAACCACGTGCCCAGCACGACATTCG
Above is a window of Candidatus Sulfotelmatobacter sp. DNA encoding:
- a CDS encoding DUF433 domain-containing protein; the protein is MKLSERIDWAPCPLVEVKADVQSGAPVLRGTRLPVSAIVDNFDYGLSPEEIAEQFQVSVDRVQEILKYVAGHRVAHPA
- the hemC gene encoding hydroxymethylbilane synthase, giving the protein MNQSSARVPNATTLRIGSRGSQLALWQANHISALLRGRGREIEIEIEVEIEIIHTTGDKITDVPLAMVGTKGGLGKGIFTKEIEEALAAGRVDLAVHSLKDLPTELAPGFEIAAITKREDPRDAFCSRHYASFQELPQRARIGTSSLRRQAQLKAVRPDLDIHPLRGNVDTRLRKLEQGEYDAIILASAGLKRLGKTDLVRQIIPVEIMCPAAGQGALGIEIRQGDTATCQHLEFLNDPAARAATTCERALLNSLGGGCQVPIGAFAELRVDENKHSRLHLESIVADPDGSKVLRDSRDGDDPETLGNAAATALLARGGDQILEAVYGRGLAVPPQP
- the ccsA gene encoding cytochrome c biogenesis protein CcsA, which gives rise to MALLWLRFALACYFIGLVYAFVALTRTSDLFSRIALHAASLGMVFHFVSLTELYLSGQVVWTSVHNAESLLAFLSMSFFMIIYAIYQTTSPGVVVFPVVFFLTFVAALDEQPVLLTTFVSSKGWLFAHIILIFTGYAALLVSFGASLLYLLQERRLKSKKPTSLIAFLPALEVIDQIGYRSLLLGFPFMTLGLITGSIVAITAPQIGRVDFLDPKILLSVLMWAVYMLMVFTRWNSGWRGRRAAVLATFAFVAALAAWAANYFSTIHRFIS
- the hemA gene encoding glutamyl-tRNA reductase, coding for MRFQLIGVNHMSAPLEVRERLAVPESRLPDICRDLAAYPGIEEGMVISTCNRVEVIAHTTNGHADLRGFLHGHFHLTPDELDAHLYEFREKDAVRHLFRVASSLDSMVVGEAQILGQVKEAYARARAVGAVRGQLDQLFSRAFAVAKRVRSETAVGSSSVSIASVAVELAKKIFGTLEGKTVFIVGAGKMSELAARHLMAHGCAAIFVSNRTYDRAIGLAEKFGGQAIKFDDLYSTCDRADIVITSTGAPHAIFRREHGEQFLSRRKNRPMFFIDIAVPRDVSPEMGKLDGIFTYDIDDLQQAVSSHVADRRKEAELAEAIITSEVEKFEARAHTLDVVPTIVSLQDHLETIRQAEIDRVRGRLGQMTPEQEIAVEALTRGIINKVMHTPITTLKTAAKESEATTVIDVVRRLFNLRDKEINKEEKEAPSPPEKKNEVGTRP
- a CDS encoding EAL domain-containing protein produces the protein MALQWFWIPLGALALLVVYQQMRIYQIHRAGKKHEELFQIVTENAADMIALVDVKGRRLYNSPAYKRILGYSPAELGETSSFEQIHPDDRFRVLEAAREARASGVGKRMEYRIKHKDGSWRVLESLASGVRDAKGEVAKLVIVNRDITDRKRAEEQREHNLFHDPLTGLPNRRRFLDRLGNAHARARGNAGQPYALLLANLDHFKVFNESMGAAAGDQVLVEIGRRICAGLGIDAAGARHDGAGVVLEAALFRLGGDEFTILLEAVGEPSDALRVARRIQEAIAEPFAVESREVRVSASIGIALSARTHMQPEDVLKDADVAMRRAKALGGSRCEVLDEAMHSRAVGRLRLETDLRAAMDRHEFRIYYQPVVHLETRSVVSFEALLRWDHPTEGLISPYRFIEAAENSGILVPVGHWLMLQACRQLQDWGRHPIQKPAFQPVTVTVSVSARQFADAHLIHDIQDALEQTGIEPARLQLEMTEEIAAADSRVTRSALSHLKHLGIGVILDHFGTGVTSLRGLREFPVEALKIDRSLVREMQSDRNAGEAVELIASLGRKLKLKVIAEGIETARQMERLKELGCEYGQGYYFSEPLEAKAAEQFMRQPVAPLSKGAAR
- a CDS encoding 1,4-beta-xylanase; protein product: MKKLVIISSILLATALSSGAAFSQSARWSEQKADSWYAHQPWLVGSNYIPRSAINELEMWQAATFDPAQIDKELGWAEGLGMNTMRVFLHDLLWQQDAAGFRNRIDQFLTIAARHHIRPLFVLFDSCWDPLPHLGPQHAPVPGVHNSGWVQSPGAKALADSTDYPRLKEYVQGLVGAFAKDDRILGWDVWNEPGSDQTENYPKTELNNKEKIARVTALLPQAFAWAREMNPTQPLTSGVYEVDISRDAAAQDELEQIQLRESDIITFHNYSWPESFAGEIAWLRQFHRPVVCTEYMARSVGSTFDTILPIAKRERVGAINWGFVAGKTQTYYPWESWQHPYVHDQPPVWFHEVLRPDGTPYRQAEVDLIRHLTAAKSP